A DNA window from Paenibacillus andongensis contains the following coding sequences:
- a CDS encoding ATP-binding protein, producing the protein MGKSKIEISSKGIEKTLRKFDYLQAISEYIWNGFDAEATVVDIRLSKNVLGGIDQIVIADNGYGINRKELERKFTPFFESEKQVDPEKRGRTTSAMHGKNGIGRLTFHHFASDAAWKTTYVDGLLKNTYTIRIHSKNLDTYEVTNNILTDEEVGTTVTFQNIIKDFVYEDLLTFLCKEFGWFLELHSEKHFDVRIDGVSLDYSCVIAERECFKIVHVPTQTEFAIKYVRWKDRINHEYSKLYFLDSNLAEKHKQPTTFNNKGDSFYHSVYIQSKGFDHFDFDSEDNGGQLELSFGASRRSEAFQFLLEEINTFIKQKRKPYLGLFADHVIEDFAESKAFPTFNDEPEDTTRKEELESVIREMCQLEPRVFTRLNPEQKKLVAHLIHLAMGSNERQRLLEAL; encoded by the coding sequence TAAGTTTGATTATTTGCAAGCTATATCTGAATATATTTGGAATGGATTCGATGCGGAGGCTACTGTGGTAGATATTAGGCTTTCTAAGAATGTTTTGGGCGGCATAGATCAAATTGTTATTGCTGATAACGGGTATGGCATAAATAGGAAAGAATTAGAACGGAAGTTTACGCCGTTTTTTGAATCAGAGAAGCAAGTTGATCCTGAAAAGCGAGGCAGAACGACTTCTGCCATGCATGGAAAGAATGGCATCGGTCGATTAACCTTCCATCATTTTGCTTCCGATGCAGCTTGGAAAACGACCTATGTGGACGGGCTTCTTAAAAACACGTATACCATTCGTATTCATTCGAAAAATTTGGATACTTATGAGGTGACGAATAACATCCTAACAGATGAAGAAGTGGGGACGACGGTAACTTTTCAAAATATCATAAAAGACTTTGTTTATGAGGATTTGTTGACTTTTTTATGTAAGGAATTTGGGTGGTTCCTGGAGCTTCATTCTGAGAAACATTTCGACGTTAGAATAGATGGCGTATCCTTAGATTACTCGTGTGTGATCGCCGAAAGAGAATGTTTTAAAATCGTTCATGTGCCTACTCAAACGGAGTTTGCCATCAAATATGTTCGTTGGAAAGATAGAATTAATCATGAATATTCCAAACTTTACTTTCTCGATTCGAATTTAGCGGAGAAGCATAAGCAGCCGACAACTTTTAATAATAAAGGTGATTCCTTCTATCACAGTGTCTATATTCAAAGTAAGGGATTTGATCATTTCGATTTTGATAGTGAAGACAACGGTGGACAATTGGAATTATCTTTTGGAGCAAGCCGAAGAAGCGAGGCATTTCAATTTTTACTTGAAGAAATCAACACGTTTATTAAGCAAAAAAGGAAGCCCTATTTAGGATTATTCGCAGATCATGTGATTGAAGACTTTGCGGAATCTAAGGCATTTCCTACTTTTAATGACGAACCTGAAGACACTACCAGAAAAGAAGAGCTGGAATCTGTCATCAGGGAAATGTGTCAACTAGAACCTAGAGTGTTCACCCGATTAAATCCAGAACAGAAAAAATTGGTGGCTCATCTTATTCACTTAGCGATGGGATCGAATGAGCGGCAACGTTTGTTGGAGGCTTTATGA
- a CDS encoding MurR/RpiR family transcriptional regulator, which translates to MSINDNILIKIREMKDSLTPVEKLVAEYILENLEEIPHLSIKNLAVLTKTSDASVLRFCKTMGYKGYRNFIVSISASIGSMDDDEKDQYTDIQPGDDLSVIISNISRNNSKSIEDTLSVIDKNEIARAVKVLRESNRIAFFGIGASGLVGIDAEQKFSRINKMCHTYTDGHSQLTAATLLDKSDVAIFISNSGSTTEILDALEIAKKNGACIIAITKYNKSELADKATIVLSISTPEVTIRSGAMGSRIAMLTVIDILFAGVASAEYKKVKKYLAKTHDIIASSKHRK; encoded by the coding sequence ATGTCCATTAACGATAATATTTTGATAAAGATTCGTGAAATGAAAGACAGCCTAACTCCTGTAGAGAAGTTGGTAGCCGAGTACATTTTGGAGAATTTAGAGGAAATCCCGCATCTTTCGATTAAGAATCTTGCCGTGCTGACGAAGACAAGTGACGCATCCGTTCTTCGTTTCTGTAAAACGATGGGGTATAAAGGTTATCGAAACTTTATTGTAAGTATTTCAGCTTCAATTGGATCTATGGATGATGATGAGAAGGACCAGTACACCGATATACAACCAGGGGACGATCTATCCGTCATTATCTCTAATATTTCCCGCAATAATAGTAAATCTATTGAAGACACCCTCAGTGTCATCGATAAAAATGAAATAGCCCGTGCTGTAAAAGTTCTGCGTGAAAGTAACCGTATTGCCTTTTTCGGAATTGGTGCTTCCGGTCTGGTCGGTATCGATGCGGAGCAGAAATTTTCGCGGATCAACAAGATGTGCCATACCTATACGGATGGACACAGCCAGCTTACGGCGGCTACGCTGTTAGACAAAAGTGATGTGGCCATTTTTATTTCGAATTCGGGAAGTACGACGGAAATTCTCGATGCACTAGAAATAGCCAAAAAGAATGGCGCGTGTATTATTGCGATTACCAAATATAATAAAAGCGAGTTAGCAGACAAGGCAACTATCGTCTTGAGCATCTCTACACCAGAGGTCACCATTAGAAGCGGTGCGATGGGATCGCGAATTGCCATGCTGACGGTAATTGATATTCTTTTTGCTGGCGTAGCCAGTGCGGAATACAAGAAAGTGAAGAAATATTTAGCTAAAACGCACGATATTATAGCCAGCAGCAAGCATCGTAAATAA
- a CDS encoding BadF/BadG/BcrA/BcrD ATPase family protein, whose translation MIDKNYIIGVDGGNSKTDYFLFDIHGNFVDHIHAGTCSHEQFPDAYLSAFRIMNENIQHLLTRNQLTMDHIAAGAFGLAGADIPSQKKNLCTVIERIGFTHYAMDNDSFLGVKAGSEKGFGICSINGSGSSTGGISPSGKRLQVGGVGSELSGDEAGGFFLARKTLRSVYDFFYRMGPETEMTDPVMKLLQIPRKELFIEYTLNAIQKRTSPTTKLVQILFSAADNGDSAALNILDNTAKQLAFSTVGCMHNLDFGQEVDIILAGSVWVKAESPLLLQNFKKHIANLTNHSCNYILLQVPPATGAVLWALELAYGHPVNLDTRLKVIEAVEQHNRN comes from the coding sequence ATGATCGATAAAAACTACATTATCGGTGTCGACGGCGGAAATAGTAAAACGGACTACTTTCTATTTGATATCCATGGGAACTTTGTAGACCATATTCACGCAGGGACATGCAGTCACGAGCAGTTCCCCGACGCATACTTGAGCGCATTCAGAATCATGAATGAAAATATTCAGCATCTGCTGACGCGCAATCAGTTAACCATGGATCATATTGCAGCAGGTGCCTTCGGATTAGCCGGTGCGGACATTCCATCCCAGAAGAAAAATTTATGTACAGTCATTGAGCGTATCGGTTTTACTCACTATGCCATGGACAACGACTCATTCCTGGGTGTTAAAGCTGGCAGTGAAAAGGGCTTCGGCATTTGCTCCATTAATGGATCAGGCTCTTCTACGGGCGGCATTTCTCCAAGTGGAAAGCGCCTTCAAGTAGGCGGTGTTGGCAGTGAGCTTTCCGGGGATGAGGCCGGGGGTTTTTTTCTAGCCAGAAAAACACTTCGGTCTGTCTATGACTTTTTCTACCGTATGGGGCCGGAAACCGAGATGACTGACCCCGTCATGAAGCTGCTGCAAATACCCAGGAAAGAATTGTTCATTGAATACACCTTGAACGCCATACAAAAGCGAACAAGTCCCACCACCAAGCTGGTGCAAATCCTGTTCTCCGCGGCAGATAACGGGGATTCCGCAGCTCTGAATATATTAGATAACACAGCCAAACAACTGGCTTTCTCCACGGTTGGCTGTATGCACAATCTAGATTTTGGTCAGGAAGTCGATATCATTCTGGCAGGCTCTGTTTGGGTCAAAGCAGAGAGTCCTCTGCTGCTCCAAAACTTCAAAAAACATATCGCAAACTTGACCAATCACAGCTGCAATTACATCCTACTGCAAGTCCCGCCCGCAACTGGCGCAGTCCTATGGGCACTGGAACTTGCCTATGGACATCCGGTGAACCTTGATACTCGGCTGAAAGTGATTGAGGCTGTGGAGCAACACAATAGAAACTAG
- a CDS encoding 6-phospho-beta-glucosidase produces the protein MNNKLKIAIIGSGSTYTPELIEGMIKRKDVLPIDELVLMDIDARKLEIVGKLCERMIQSANIPCRVILTENLDEALQDADFVLSQIRVGKLPARVLDETIPLKYDLIGQETCGIGGFFKAMRTIPVMLHIADRMKELCPDAWLINFSNPAGIITEALLNHSNVKMLGLCNVPFNMFKSIRETLQLDHASFTYVGLNHLSWITSIEQDGTDYVKTALDMGLNSEAMKNIPSSGFSKEVVQMVGAIPSSYLEYYYFKEKKLKLLKESELTRGEKCMQIEEELLNIYLDSELHSKPELLSTRGGANYSEVAISLVDAIYNDKQEVHVVNLLNNGALDFMEDSDAVEVCAVIGKDGAAPIKVKDFNNQHIIDYMRMVKAYERETVSAAVNGSEDAAMRALLMNPLVGDYDAAHNCFNELKEAHKSYLPQFFAKE, from the coding sequence ATGAATAATAAATTGAAAATAGCGATTATTGGATCAGGGAGCACCTACACACCAGAACTGATTGAAGGAATGATTAAGCGTAAAGATGTATTACCAATAGATGAACTAGTGCTTATGGATATTGATGCAAGAAAACTGGAGATTGTAGGAAAACTCTGTGAACGCATGATACAGTCAGCGAATATTCCATGTCGAGTGATCTTAACCGAAAACTTGGATGAAGCGCTGCAGGATGCGGATTTTGTGTTGTCACAAATTCGTGTGGGCAAGCTGCCTGCCCGTGTACTCGACGAGACCATTCCTCTCAAATACGATTTAATCGGGCAAGAAACTTGCGGAATCGGCGGTTTTTTCAAAGCCATGCGTACAATTCCCGTAATGCTTCATATTGCCGACCGTATGAAAGAACTGTGTCCGGATGCTTGGCTCATCAACTTTTCCAATCCAGCCGGAATAATTACAGAAGCACTGCTAAACCATTCCAACGTGAAAATGCTTGGTCTGTGCAATGTCCCATTCAACATGTTCAAGAGCATTCGTGAAACCTTGCAATTAGACCATGCTAGCTTCACCTATGTTGGACTTAACCATTTAAGCTGGATTACGTCTATTGAGCAAGATGGAACGGATTATGTGAAAACAGCACTAGATATGGGGCTTAACAGTGAAGCGATGAAGAATATACCTTCAAGCGGATTCAGTAAAGAGGTCGTTCAGATGGTAGGAGCGATACCTTCTTCTTATTTGGAATATTATTACTTCAAAGAGAAGAAGCTTAAATTGCTGAAAGAAAGCGAATTAACACGAGGCGAGAAATGTATGCAGATTGAGGAAGAACTGCTAAACATCTACTTGGATTCCGAGCTGCATTCAAAACCAGAACTGCTTTCTACTCGCGGCGGTGCCAATTATTCGGAAGTGGCCATCAGCTTAGTCGATGCCATATATAACGACAAACAAGAGGTTCATGTAGTCAACCTTCTTAACAACGGGGCACTAGATTTCATGGAAGACTCCGATGCCGTTGAAGTTTGTGCTGTTATTGGAAAAGATGGCGCTGCACCGATCAAAGTAAAAGATTTCAACAATCAACATATCATCGATTATATGCGTATGGTCAAAGCCTACGAACGTGAAACCGTATCTGCCGCAGTGAACGGCAGTGAAGATGCCGCCATGCGTGCCCTATTGATGAATCCATTGGTCGGTGACTACGATGCCGCGCATAACTGCTTCAATGAGTTGAAGGAAGCCCACAAGTCCTATCTCCCGCAATTTTTCGCAAAAGAGTAG